In a genomic window of Amycolatopsis japonica:
- a CDS encoding FAD-dependent oxidoreductase: MERRAFLKLAGATVAGVAATACSAAPPAQAPSSAPGTSLPPSTGVTPPSGPPDWAALRNKISLVLPGDSGYDNAKRVFNPAFDGLKPAAIAKCVKPEDVQEAVSAAARRVPIAARSGGHSYAGYSVPDGGLMIDLGGMSSVDVQGEQVVIGAGAKLKDVYATLGAAGRCLPAGSCPSVGIAGLTLGGGIGVLARKYGLTCDHLVSARVVTADGKLRTASADSEPDLFWALRGGGGGNFGIVTSFTFRTDPAPSAISVFSLRFPAGSANDVLAEWQRWLPEAPPELWANVVLSGGSPVGARIAGCYVGDSASLGKLLDGFPGATRSVKQLDYLGAMKYFSGSESRQSFVASSRILEEPADPAKLTSVLKGRRGMDLLVDGLGGAVADVAPDATAFWHRKAIGSVQIYSQADMRNRSAATGSVAEVVTGLGLGGGYVNYIDPALPDWMTAYYGGNATRLKQVAKTYDPDKVFGFAQAVTPD, from the coding sequence ATGGAGAGAAGGGCGTTCCTCAAACTCGCCGGTGCGACCGTGGCCGGAGTGGCCGCGACGGCGTGCTCGGCCGCGCCTCCCGCGCAGGCGCCCAGTTCCGCGCCCGGCACGTCGCTGCCGCCGAGCACCGGTGTCACGCCGCCGTCCGGTCCGCCGGACTGGGCCGCGCTGCGGAACAAGATCTCCCTTGTCCTGCCGGGGGATTCCGGTTACGACAACGCCAAACGCGTGTTCAATCCGGCTTTCGACGGGCTCAAGCCCGCCGCGATCGCGAAATGCGTCAAACCCGAGGACGTGCAGGAAGCGGTTTCCGCCGCGGCACGGCGGGTTCCGATCGCCGCTCGTAGTGGTGGCCACAGTTACGCCGGCTACTCGGTTCCCGACGGTGGCCTGATGATCGACCTCGGCGGAATGTCCTCAGTGGACGTCCAAGGTGAACAGGTCGTGATCGGCGCGGGTGCGAAGCTGAAGGACGTCTACGCGACGCTCGGCGCCGCGGGACGTTGCCTTCCCGCGGGTTCCTGCCCCAGCGTCGGGATCGCCGGGCTGACGCTCGGTGGCGGAATCGGTGTCCTCGCCCGGAAATACGGTCTCACCTGTGATCACCTGGTGTCCGCGCGAGTCGTCACGGCGGACGGGAAACTCCGGACGGCGTCGGCGGATTCCGAACCCGATCTGTTCTGGGCGTTGCGCGGCGGGGGAGGCGGCAACTTCGGGATCGTCACCTCGTTCACCTTTCGCACCGACCCGGCGCCTTCGGCCATTTCGGTGTTCTCCCTGCGATTCCCGGCAGGGAGCGCGAACGACGTGCTCGCCGAGTGGCAGCGGTGGCTTCCCGAAGCGCCGCCGGAGTTGTGGGCGAACGTCGTGCTGTCCGGGGGATCGCCGGTCGGCGCGCGCATCGCTGGTTGCTACGTCGGCGATTCCGCCTCCTTGGGCAAGCTGCTGGACGGATTCCCCGGTGCGACGCGTTCGGTGAAGCAGCTCGACTATCTCGGTGCGATGAAGTACTTCTCCGGCAGCGAAAGCCGACAGTCCTTTGTGGCCTCATCGCGAATACTCGAAGAACCGGCCGATCCCGCGAAGCTGACGTCCGTGCTCAAGGGCAGGCGCGGAATGGATCTCCTGGTCGACGGTCTCGGCGGCGCCGTCGCCGACGTCGCACCGGACGCCACCGCGTTCTGGCACCGGAAGGCGATCGGCAGTGTGCAGATCTACAGTCAGGCGGACATGCGTAACCGTTCCGCGGCAACGGGTTCCGTCGCGGAAGTGGTGACGGGGCTCGGGCTGGGCGGGGGCTACGTCAACTACATCGACCCCGCCCTGCCCGACTGGATGACGGCGTACTACGGCGGCAATGCCACCCGCCTCAAGCAGGTGGCCAAAACCTACGACCCGGACAAGGTCTTCGGTTTCGCGCAGGCCGTCACCCCGGATTAG
- a CDS encoding PspC domain-containing protein: protein MSGSETQVPKRGPAAGFEETVKDFWRSRPVRPVHGRKFAGVAAGIGYRYGIDPTVVRVALVAATVFGGFGVFVYLLGWLFLPQEGDRVSAFEGLIGRGRASSSPAFAVLLLILLFPGLTWTLSGGWMTDGTGLIGFALMAVALYLLHRNRGQFNRPSMPTPAQPAAAFSMASASAASASTATEGGWDPLAADPSAWDLPNASPSGGMPPQTPPPPPAPPMPRRRKSKIGAATFGIAVLVGGVGTVLGLDGEPWFTMQHVVGLTLAVVGIGLVAGSFVRGGRGLIGLAVPLAIVGMALTTVPFENFSVKGGVGDLKATPVQVSEVLPEYHRSAGNIDVDLTKLPAGASVTTKVSNGAGNSTVLVPAGAEVKVSCETGAGDIDCLGQSRSGVGEEVIDFTSPGSNGQKITVKVENGVGNVEVRRG from the coding sequence ATGAGTGGGAGTGAGACACAGGTTCCGAAGCGCGGCCCCGCGGCCGGCTTCGAGGAGACCGTCAAGGATTTCTGGCGGAGCAGGCCGGTCCGGCCGGTACACGGCCGCAAGTTCGCCGGCGTCGCCGCGGGCATCGGCTACCGGTACGGCATCGACCCGACCGTGGTCCGTGTCGCGCTGGTCGCCGCGACGGTGTTCGGCGGGTTCGGCGTCTTCGTCTATCTGCTGGGCTGGCTGTTCCTGCCGCAGGAAGGCGACCGCGTTTCCGCGTTCGAGGGCCTGATCGGCCGGGGTCGCGCGTCGAGTTCGCCGGCGTTCGCGGTGCTGCTGCTGATCCTGCTGTTCCCCGGTCTCACCTGGACCTTGAGCGGCGGCTGGATGACCGACGGCACCGGGCTGATCGGTTTCGCGCTGATGGCCGTCGCGCTGTACCTGCTGCACCGCAACCGCGGCCAGTTCAACCGGCCGTCGATGCCCACCCCGGCTCAGCCCGCCGCCGCGTTCTCGATGGCGTCGGCGTCGGCCGCCTCCGCTTCGACGGCGACCGAGGGCGGCTGGGACCCGCTCGCGGCCGACCCGTCCGCTTGGGATCTGCCGAACGCCTCGCCGTCCGGCGGCATGCCGCCGCAGACCCCTCCGCCGCCGCCCGCGCCGCCGATGCCCCGTCGCCGCAAGTCGAAGATCGGCGCCGCGACCTTCGGGATCGCCGTGCTGGTCGGAGGAGTCGGCACCGTCCTCGGCCTGGACGGTGAGCCGTGGTTCACCATGCAGCACGTCGTCGGGCTCACCCTGGCCGTGGTCGGTATCGGGCTGGTGGCCGGTTCGTTCGTGCGAGGCGGTCGCGGCCTGATCGGGCTCGCGGTGCCGCTGGCGATCGTCGGGATGGCGCTGACCACGGTGCCGTTCGAGAACTTCTCGGTCAAAGGCGGCGTCGGCGACCTGAAGGCGACACCCGTCCAGGTGTCCGAGGTGCTGCCGGAGTACCACCGCTCGGCGGGGAACATCGACGTCGACCTGACCAAGCTGCCGGCGGGCGCTTCGGTGACCACGAAGGTGTCCAACGGTGCGGGCAACTCGACGGTGCTCGTGCCGGCGGGAGCCGAAGTGAAGGTCTCGTGCGAGACGGGCGCCGGTGACATCGACTGCCTCGGCCAGTCCCGCTCGGGGGTGGGCGAGGAAGTCATCGACTTCACCTCGCCGGGTTCCAACGGGCAGAAGATCACTGTGAAGGTCGAGAACGGTGTCGGGAACGTGGAGGTGCGTCGTGGCTGA
- a CDS encoding DinB family protein gives MGIDWSKELSEQLDWHWTNHLRPRLETLTDDEYLWEPVEDCWTVRPGENGDVTIDWAYPEPSPPPVTTIAWRLAHIIVGVFGMRTASHFGGPPADYQTFPYAASAKEALEQLDDAYARWRDGVRALAAEGLERPCGEAEGPYAEYPFAALILHINREAIHHGAEILLLRDLHRSRLAG, from the coding sequence ATGGGCATCGACTGGAGCAAGGAACTCTCCGAACAGCTCGACTGGCACTGGACGAACCACCTGCGCCCTCGGCTGGAGACCCTCACCGACGACGAATACCTCTGGGAACCCGTCGAGGACTGCTGGACGGTGAGGCCGGGTGAAAACGGCGACGTCACGATCGACTGGGCGTATCCGGAGCCGTCCCCGCCGCCGGTGACGACGATCGCCTGGCGCCTCGCGCACATTATCGTCGGCGTCTTCGGGATGCGGACCGCGTCGCACTTCGGCGGCCCGCCCGCCGACTATCAGACCTTCCCCTACGCAGCCTCCGCCAAAGAAGCGCTGGAGCAGCTCGACGACGCCTACGCGCGCTGGCGTGACGGCGTCCGCGCCCTCGCCGCCGAAGGCCTCGAACGCCCCTGCGGCGAGGCTGAGGGCCCGTACGCGGAGTACCCCTTCGCGGCCCTCATCCTGCATATCAACCGGGAGGCCATCCACCACGGCGCCGAAATCCTCCTGCTGCGCGACCTCCACCGATCGCGTTTAGCGGGCTAA
- a CDS encoding zinc-dependent alcohol dehydrogenase family protein: MRATLIYGAGDVRVETVPDPKLSEPTDALLRVVRSCICGSDLWPYGSMPARDRGVRIGHEFLGLVEAVGSDVTTLKPGDLAVAPFVYSDNTCHFCREGLHTSCLHGGNWGAKGVDAGQGEAVRVPQADGTLVKLPHTEDDDLLASFLTLSDVFATGHHAAVKAGVNERTTVTVIGDGAVGLSAVLAAKRLGAERVILMGRHRTRTDLGREFGATDVVAERGDEGIEKVRELTSGEGTHTVLECVGTKPAFEMGVGAVRPGGTVSRVGVPQYAEGPIGPALFRRNITVTGGVAPARHYIPELLEDVVEGKYQPGKVFDRTIGLEEVPDGYRAMADREALKVLVKP; encoded by the coding sequence GTGCGAGCGACTCTCATCTACGGCGCCGGTGACGTGCGCGTCGAGACCGTCCCGGACCCGAAGCTGAGCGAACCGACCGACGCCCTCCTCCGCGTCGTCCGCTCCTGCATCTGCGGCAGCGACCTCTGGCCGTACGGCAGCATGCCCGCACGCGACCGCGGCGTCCGGATCGGGCACGAGTTCCTCGGCCTCGTCGAGGCCGTCGGCTCCGACGTCACCACGCTCAAGCCGGGAGACCTGGCCGTCGCGCCCTTCGTCTACTCCGACAACACGTGCCACTTCTGCCGCGAAGGCCTCCACACCTCCTGTCTGCACGGCGGCAACTGGGGCGCGAAGGGCGTCGACGCCGGTCAGGGCGAGGCCGTCCGCGTCCCGCAGGCCGACGGCACGCTGGTGAAACTGCCGCACACCGAGGACGACGACCTGCTCGCCTCGTTCCTCACGCTCTCCGATGTTTTCGCGACCGGCCACCACGCGGCGGTCAAGGCGGGCGTGAACGAGCGCACCACCGTCACCGTCATCGGTGACGGTGCCGTCGGTCTCTCCGCGGTGCTCGCGGCGAAACGCCTCGGCGCCGAGCGCGTCATCCTGATGGGCCGCCACCGGACCCGCACGGACCTGGGCCGTGAGTTCGGCGCGACAGACGTCGTAGCCGAGCGCGGCGACGAAGGCATCGAGAAGGTGCGAGAGCTGACAAGCGGCGAAGGCACGCACACCGTCCTCGAATGCGTCGGCACGAAGCCCGCCTTCGAGATGGGGGTCGGTGCTGTCCGCCCCGGCGGCACGGTGAGCCGCGTCGGCGTGCCGCAGTACGCCGAGGGCCCGATCGGCCCCGCGCTCTTCCGCCGCAACATCACCGTCACCGGCGGCGTCGCCCCGGCCCGCCACTACATCCCCGAACTGCTCGAAGACGTCGTCGAGGGCAAGTACCAGCCCGGCAAGGTCTTCGACCGGACCATCGGGCTCGAAGAGGTCCCCGACGGCTACCGTGCGATGGCCGACCGCGAGGCGCTCAAGGTGCTCGTCAAACCCTGA
- a CDS encoding aldehyde dehydrogenase family protein, whose amino-acid sequence MDMITPEPRPAWIAGRPEQGASTLTVHHPFDGSEVATVAVPGPDQVERAVSAAVSVAKEFRRSSAHSRAAALDHVSRVIAGRAEEIAEVITAENGKPLKWAEAEVRRAVSVFRIAAEEARRFSGDLQRLDTDPAGEGRLALTRRVPRGPVLGIAPFNFPLNLVAHKVAPSLAVGAPIIVKPAPRTPLAALILGEILAETDLPEGAFSVLPLGNEETSALVADPRLPVVSFTGSGPVGWSIADAAPRKHVVLELGGNAAAVVLRDWPDPEGAAERIATFGNYQAGQSCIAVQRVIVEREVAEEFVPALVEAVKAQRTGDPYDKNTDVGPVVDEAAAERIVAWIDEAVAAGAKILTGGKRDGATVEPTVLTDVPPSTKAWAEEIFGPVLAVSIVDGVDEAFASVNESAYGLQAGVFTRDVHLAFYASTELEVGGVIIGDVPSYRADQMPYGGVKGSGVGREGVLAAMNDLTEERVTVFTGIDL is encoded by the coding sequence ATGGACATGATCACCCCGGAGCCGCGCCCCGCCTGGATCGCCGGACGCCCCGAGCAGGGCGCTTCGACGCTCACCGTGCATCACCCCTTCGACGGAAGCGAAGTCGCCACCGTCGCGGTGCCCGGCCCTGATCAGGTCGAGCGAGCGGTGAGCGCGGCGGTGAGTGTCGCGAAAGAGTTCCGGCGTTCCTCGGCGCACAGCCGCGCCGCGGCGCTCGACCACGTTTCGCGGGTCATCGCGGGCCGGGCCGAGGAGATCGCCGAGGTCATCACCGCCGAGAACGGCAAGCCGCTCAAATGGGCCGAGGCCGAGGTGCGGCGCGCGGTGTCGGTGTTCCGGATCGCCGCCGAGGAGGCCCGCCGGTTCAGTGGTGACCTGCAGCGGCTGGACACCGACCCGGCGGGCGAAGGCAGGCTGGCGCTCACCCGCCGCGTCCCCCGCGGCCCGGTGCTGGGGATCGCGCCGTTCAACTTCCCGCTGAACCTGGTGGCGCACAAGGTCGCGCCGTCGCTCGCGGTCGGCGCGCCGATCATCGTCAAACCCGCCCCTCGGACGCCGCTCGCCGCGCTGATCCTCGGCGAGATCCTGGCCGAGACCGACCTGCCGGAGGGTGCGTTCTCGGTGCTGCCGCTCGGCAACGAGGAGACGTCGGCGCTGGTCGCGGATCCCCGGCTGCCGGTCGTGTCGTTCACCGGTTCGGGTCCGGTCGGCTGGTCGATCGCGGACGCCGCGCCGCGCAAGCACGTCGTGCTCGAACTCGGCGGCAACGCGGCCGCCGTCGTGCTCCGCGACTGGCCGGATCCCGAGGGCGCGGCGGAGCGGATCGCGACCTTCGGCAACTACCAGGCCGGGCAGTCCTGTATCGCCGTGCAACGCGTCATCGTCGAACGCGAGGTCGCCGAAGAGTTCGTGCCCGCCTTGGTGGAAGCCGTGAAGGCCCAGCGCACCGGCGACCCGTACGACAAGAACACCGACGTGGGCCCGGTCGTCGACGAGGCCGCCGCGGAGCGGATCGTGGCCTGGATCGACGAAGCCGTCGCCGCGGGCGCGAAGATCCTCACCGGTGGCAAGCGTGACGGAGCCACGGTGGAGCCGACCGTGCTCACCGACGTCCCACCGTCCACAAAGGCCTGGGCGGAGGAGATCTTCGGCCCGGTGCTCGCCGTGTCCATTGTGGATGGTGTCGACGAGGCTTTCGCGTCGGTCAACGAATCCGCCTATGGCTTGCAGGCCGGCGTGTTCACCCGCGACGTCCATCTCGCCTTCTACGCCTCGACGGAACTCGAAGTCGGCGGCGTGATCATCGGCGACGTCCCGTCCTACCGAGCCGACCAGATGCCGTACGGCGGCGTCAAGGGATCGGGCGTCGGCAGGGAAGGCGTTCTCGCCGCGATGAACGACCTCACCGAGGAACGGGTCACCGTCTTCACCGGCATCGACCTCTAA
- the guaA gene encoding glutamine-hydrolyzing GMP synthase has protein sequence MPSPTGPVLVVDFGAQYAQLIARRVREAQVYSEVVPHTATAEDILAKDPSAIILSGGPSSVYAENAPALAPGLVDAGVPILGICYGHQVLAQALGGTVEPTGIREFGRTEVRVAGEGGVLHAGLPSNQPAWMSHNDSVTKAPEGATVTASSDGAAVAGFEDVERRFAGVQYHPEVHHSPHGQEVLRRFLHDIAGIKPQWTTSSIVDDQVKRIAEQVGDGRAICGLSGGVDSAVAAALVQRAIGDRLTCVFVDHGLLRSGERTQVERDFVAATGVNLVTVDARDRFLDALAGVTDPEEKRKIIGREFIRVFEQAERDLKAEGDYKFLVQGTLYPDVVESGGGEGAANIKSHHNVGGLPDDLQFELVEPLRLLFKDEVRRVGLELGLPETIVQRQPFPGPGLGIRIIGAVDAERLETLRAADAIAREELTAAGLDGEIWQCPVVLLADVRSVGVQGDGRTYGHPIVLRPVSSEDAMTADWTRLPYEVLERISTRITNEVAEVNRVVLDVTSKPPGTIEWE, from the coding sequence GTGCCCAGTCCCACCGGTCCGGTACTCGTCGTGGACTTCGGGGCGCAGTACGCGCAACTGATCGCGCGCCGCGTGCGTGAGGCGCAGGTCTACTCCGAGGTCGTCCCGCACACCGCCACCGCCGAGGACATCCTCGCCAAGGACCCTTCCGCGATCATCCTTTCCGGTGGTCCTTCCAGCGTGTACGCGGAGAACGCGCCCGCCCTCGCCCCCGGGCTGGTCGACGCGGGCGTGCCGATCCTCGGCATCTGCTACGGCCACCAGGTGCTCGCGCAGGCCCTCGGCGGCACCGTCGAGCCGACCGGGATCCGCGAGTTCGGCCGCACCGAGGTCCGCGTCGCCGGTGAGGGTGGCGTCCTGCACGCCGGTCTCCCGAGCAACCAGCCCGCGTGGATGAGCCACAACGACAGCGTCACCAAGGCCCCCGAGGGCGCCACCGTGACCGCTTCGAGTGACGGCGCCGCCGTCGCCGGGTTCGAAGACGTCGAGCGCCGCTTCGCCGGCGTCCAGTACCACCCCGAGGTGCACCACTCGCCGCACGGCCAAGAGGTGCTCCGCCGCTTCCTGCACGACATCGCGGGCATCAAGCCGCAGTGGACGACGTCGTCCATCGTCGACGATCAGGTCAAGCGCATCGCCGAGCAGGTCGGCGACGGCCGGGCGATCTGCGGGCTGTCCGGCGGCGTCGACTCCGCCGTGGCCGCCGCGCTGGTCCAGCGGGCCATCGGTGACCGGCTGACCTGTGTGTTCGTCGACCACGGTCTGCTGCGCTCGGGCGAGCGCACCCAGGTCGAACGCGATTTCGTCGCCGCGACCGGGGTGAACCTGGTGACCGTCGACGCGCGCGACCGGTTCCTCGACGCGCTGGCCGGGGTCACCGACCCCGAAGAGAAGCGCAAGATCATCGGCCGCGAGTTCATCCGCGTGTTCGAGCAGGCCGAGCGCGACCTCAAGGCCGAGGGCGACTACAAGTTCCTGGTCCAGGGCACGCTGTACCCGGACGTCGTCGAGTCCGGCGGCGGCGAGGGCGCGGCGAACATCAAGAGCCACCACAACGTCGGCGGGCTGCCCGACGACCTGCAGTTCGAGCTCGTCGAGCCGCTGCGACTGCTGTTCAAGGACGAGGTGCGGCGCGTCGGGCTGGAGCTCGGGCTGCCGGAGACGATCGTGCAGCGGCAGCCGTTCCCGGGCCCGGGGCTCGGCATCCGGATCATCGGCGCCGTCGACGCCGAACGGCTCGAGACGTTGCGCGCGGCGGACGCCATCGCGCGCGAAGAGCTCACCGCGGCCGGGCTCGACGGCGAGATCTGGCAGTGCCCGGTGGTGCTGCTGGCCGACGTCCGCAGCGTCGGTGTCCAGGGCGACGGGCGGACCTACGGGCACCCGATCGTGCTGCGGCCGGTGTCGTCCGAGGACGCGATGACCGCGGACTGGACGCGGCTGCCGTACGAGGTCCTGGAGCGGATCTCGACCCGCATCACCAACGAGGTCGCCGAGGTGAACCGGGTGGTCCTGGACGTCACGTCCAAGCCGCCGGGCACCATCGAGTGGGAGTGA
- a CDS encoding ATP-binding protein, with product MTMENVQESAPNDLAGQVKPTIIERTPVPVPGSLSPAPFEPPKMYRRRSGRAIAGVAGGLADHLGVKVLWVRIAFALLAALNGVGLLAYGLLWVFVQQRSGEAEPEKSAPKEKQQAFGLIALGVGLAVASGTLTGLISGWVAIPLALAMIGAAVVWREADESQRRRWRISAKGGVATAFLGGGGWSAAIRLVAGVALVMTGIGVVVLESGSIDQVKFALVAVIATLFGVAVLTVPFWLRLVRDLSDERTARIRTDERAEIAAHLHDSVLQTLALIQKQAESPREVARLARGQERELRGWLYGPSGYGKSKKTEEEAVSGQLSEVLAAACGEVEDAFAISVQQVVVGEATLNEPLTALVQAAREAIVNAAKHAGVDEVSVYAEVEPTAVTVFVRDRGKGFDPDVVPSDRHGLADSIRGRMERHGGKLKLRTAPGEGTEVQLEMPVKAGKGAA from the coding sequence GTGACCATGGAGAACGTGCAGGAATCCGCCCCCAACGACCTCGCCGGACAGGTGAAGCCGACGATCATCGAGCGCACTCCGGTGCCCGTTCCCGGCAGCCTGTCCCCGGCACCGTTCGAGCCGCCCAAGATGTATCGCCGCCGTTCCGGCCGCGCCATCGCGGGCGTCGCCGGCGGCCTCGCCGACCACCTCGGCGTCAAGGTGCTCTGGGTCCGGATCGCGTTCGCGTTGCTGGCCGCCCTGAACGGCGTTGGCCTGCTCGCCTACGGCCTGCTCTGGGTGTTCGTCCAGCAGCGATCCGGCGAGGCCGAGCCGGAGAAGTCCGCGCCGAAGGAGAAGCAGCAGGCCTTCGGGCTCATCGCGCTGGGTGTCGGCCTCGCCGTCGCCAGTGGCACGCTGACCGGTCTGATCAGCGGCTGGGTCGCCATCCCGCTGGCGCTGGCGATGATCGGTGCGGCCGTCGTCTGGCGCGAGGCCGACGAATCGCAGCGGCGGCGTTGGCGTATCAGTGCCAAGGGTGGAGTCGCCACGGCGTTCCTCGGCGGCGGGGGCTGGTCGGCCGCGATCCGCCTGGTCGCCGGTGTCGCGCTGGTGATGACCGGCATCGGCGTCGTCGTTCTGGAGAGCGGCAGCATCGACCAGGTCAAATTCGCGCTGGTCGCCGTGATCGCGACGCTGTTCGGCGTCGCCGTGCTGACCGTCCCGTTCTGGCTGCGCCTGGTCCGCGACCTGTCCGACGAGCGCACCGCCCGCATCCGCACCGACGAACGCGCCGAGATCGCCGCGCATCTGCACGACTCGGTCCTCCAGACCCTCGCGCTGATCCAGAAACAGGCGGAATCGCCGCGCGAGGTCGCCAGGCTCGCGCGTGGTCAGGAACGCGAGCTGCGTGGCTGGTTGTACGGGCCGTCGGGGTACGGCAAGAGCAAGAAGACCGAGGAAGAGGCCGTCAGCGGTCAGCTGTCCGAAGTGCTCGCGGCCGCGTGCGGCGAGGTCGAAGACGCGTTCGCGATCTCGGTGCAGCAGGTCGTCGTGGGGGAGGCGACGCTGAACGAGCCCCTGACCGCGCTGGTCCAGGCGGCGCGTGAAGCGATCGTGAACGCCGCCAAGCACGCGGGCGTCGACGAGGTCAGCGTGTACGCCGAGGTCGAGCCGACAGCGGTCACCGTGTTCGTGCGCGACCGGGGCAAGGGGTTCGACCCCGACGTCGTGCCGAGCGACCGGCACGGTCTCGCCGATTCCATCCGGGGGCGGATGGAACGGCACGGCGGGAAGCTGAAACTGCGTACCGCACCGGGTGAAGGAACCGAGGTCCAGCTGGAGATGCCGGTCAAGGCGGGGAAGGGTGCGGCGTGA
- a CDS encoding response regulator, which translates to MLTGQGERGSIVTENQQTREPVKVFLVDDHALFRAGVRTELDSITDDVRVVGEAGSVAEAVAGIARTKPQVVLLDVHMPDGGGAEVLRRVRPELPDVVFLALSVSDAAEDVIAVIRAGARGYVTKTISSKELVRAVVRVSDGDAVFSPRLAGFVLDAFADRPGSAPISDPDLDLLTPRERDVLRLLARGYAYKEIASELFISVKTVETHVSSVLRKTQLSNRYELSRWASDRRLV; encoded by the coding sequence ATGCTCACGGGACAGGGCGAGCGAGGGAGCATCGTGACGGAGAACCAGCAGACGCGGGAGCCGGTCAAGGTCTTCCTCGTCGACGACCACGCGCTCTTCCGGGCGGGTGTGCGCACCGAATTGGACTCGATCACCGACGACGTCCGCGTGGTCGGTGAGGCGGGGTCGGTCGCCGAGGCGGTCGCGGGTATCGCCCGGACCAAACCGCAGGTCGTGCTGCTCGACGTGCACATGCCGGACGGTGGCGGCGCCGAGGTGCTGCGCCGGGTCCGGCCGGAACTGCCGGACGTCGTGTTCCTCGCGCTGTCGGTCTCCGACGCCGCGGAGGACGTGATCGCCGTGATCCGCGCGGGGGCGCGGGGGTATGTCACGAAGACGATCTCGTCGAAGGAGCTCGTGCGCGCCGTCGTGCGGGTCTCGGACGGGGACGCGGTGTTCTCGCCGCGGCTGGCCGGGTTCGTGCTCGACGCGTTCGCCGACCGGCCGGGTTCCGCGCCGATCAGCGACCCGGATCTCGACCTGCTGACCCCGCGGGAACGCGACGTGCTGCGGCTGCTCGCGCGCGGGTACGCGTACAAGGAGATCGCGTCGGAGCTGTTCATCTCGGTGAAGACCGTCGAGACCCATGTGTCGAGCGTCTTGCGGAAGACGCAGCTGTCGAACCGGTACGAGCTTTCGCGCTGGGCTTCCGACCGGCGTCTCGTCTAG
- a CDS encoding DUF4345 domain-containing protein, whose protein sequence is MAPVLLGLVAVFFLGMGLLGLAAPKRLIRPFGISLESATARTEVRAVYGGFGVAVAVLLGFAAFDVGGIQRGVAIAVAVALAGMAFGRLVARFAERPERFYPSWLYFWVEIVLAALLILATLAP, encoded by the coding sequence GTGGCGCCTGTTCTCCTCGGCCTGGTGGCCGTGTTCTTCCTGGGCATGGGACTGCTCGGGCTCGCCGCGCCGAAGCGGCTGATCCGGCCGTTCGGCATCTCGCTGGAGTCGGCGACGGCGCGGACCGAGGTGCGGGCCGTCTACGGCGGCTTCGGGGTGGCTGTCGCGGTGCTGCTCGGGTTCGCGGCTTTCGATGTCGGCGGGATCCAGCGGGGTGTCGCGATCGCGGTGGCCGTCGCGCTCGCCGGGATGGCCTTCGGACGGCTGGTCGCGCGGTTCGCGGAACGGCCCGAGCGGTTCTATCCGAGCTGGCTCTACTTCTGGGTCGAGATCGTCCTCGCCGCCCTGCTCATCCTCGCGACCCTGGCGCCCTGA
- a CDS encoding DMT family transporter, producing the protein MGETKTLLRIGALALMWGSSFFWIKLGLGAFTPVQLVLARVALGAAVLIGLCYLGRDRLPSGRRIWGHLAVAAFFHNALPFLLFAWGELTVDSGITGVLNSTTPLWVLLAAPMMGARTKMTAVRVTGLVAGLAGILLIFAPWEASGLLSWGALACLAAAASYGFAFVYEGKYLTGTGDSPMSLAGGQMLLATGFLLLAMPMGGFEPVHLSTGAVVAVVILGIGSTGIAFALNYQLLASEGAVAASIVGYLLPVVSVLLGAVFLAEPLNLRVIAGMVVVLGGVALTRLRPREQGTFATTSQVERPLAAADKVAP; encoded by the coding sequence GTGGGCGAGACGAAGACCCTGCTGCGGATCGGCGCGCTGGCGCTCATGTGGGGATCGAGTTTCTTCTGGATCAAGCTGGGGCTCGGCGCGTTCACGCCGGTGCAGCTGGTGCTGGCGCGGGTGGCGCTCGGCGCGGCGGTGCTGATCGGGCTCTGCTATCTCGGCCGGGACAGGCTGCCGTCGGGACGGCGGATCTGGGGACACCTGGCCGTCGCGGCGTTCTTCCACAACGCGCTGCCGTTCCTGCTGTTCGCGTGGGGTGAGCTGACCGTCGATTCGGGGATCACCGGCGTGCTGAACTCGACGACGCCGCTGTGGGTGTTGCTGGCCGCTCCGATGATGGGTGCGCGGACGAAGATGACCGCGGTGCGGGTCACCGGGCTGGTCGCCGGGCTCGCCGGGATCCTGCTGATCTTCGCGCCGTGGGAGGCCTCCGGCCTGCTCAGCTGGGGCGCGCTGGCGTGCCTCGCGGCGGCCGCGAGCTACGGTTTCGCGTTCGTCTACGAGGGCAAGTACCTCACCGGCACCGGTGACTCGCCGATGTCGCTGGCCGGCGGGCAGATGCTGCTGGCGACCGGGTTCCTGCTGCTCGCGATGCCGATGGGCGGCTTCGAACCGGTGCACCTGAGCACCGGCGCGGTCGTCGCGGTGGTGATCCTGGGCATCGGGTCGACCGGGATCGCGTTCGCGCTGAACTACCAGCTCCTCGCGAGCGAGGGTGCCGTGGCGGCGTCGATCGTCGGCTACCTGCTGCCGGTGGTCTCGGTGCTGCTCGGCGCGGTGTTCCTTGCCGAGCCGCTGAACCTGCGGGTGATCGCGGGGATGGTCGTCGTGCTGGGCGGGGTCGCGCTGACCCGGCTCCGCCCGAGGGAGCAAGGGACCTTTGCTACCACTTCGCAGGTCGAGCGCCCTTTGGCCGCCGCCGACAAGGTCGCGCCATGA